One Anaerohalosphaeraceae bacterium DNA window includes the following coding sequences:
- a CDS encoding sigma-70 family RNA polymerase sigma factor, translating into MSAQKNTLFIELYSREQKKIFLYILSMVHRRSDAEDIMQQTAADMWRLFDRFEKGTNFASWGIEIARYRILSYRKKQSKNRLFLSEEVYSRIAEELQRQESSSDKRTKALEGCLKKLKESDRRLLSMHYEDNLNYGKIAEQLNLSKLGIYKVMARIHTALRRCINQTLLLWETNG; encoded by the coding sequence ATGAGTGCTCAGAAAAACACATTGTTTATTGAACTGTACTCCAGAGAGCAGAAGAAAATCTTCCTGTATATCCTCAGTATGGTTCACCGCCGCTCCGATGCCGAAGATATCATGCAGCAGACCGCCGCCGATATGTGGCGCCTCTTTGACCGGTTCGAAAAAGGAACCAATTTCGCCTCCTGGGGCATCGAAATCGCCCGCTATCGAATCCTCAGTTATCGAAAAAAACAAAGCAAAAACCGCCTGTTTCTCAGCGAAGAAGTATACAGCCGGATTGCCGAGGAGCTTCAGCGGCAGGAATCCTCCTCCGACAAACGAACCAAAGCCCTCGAAGGATGCCTGAAAAAATTAAAAGAATCCGACCGGCGGCTTCTGTCCATGCACTATGAAGACAACCTTAACTACGGAAAGATCGCCGAACAGCTGAATCTGTCCAAACTCGGAATCTACAAAGTCATGGCACGAATCCATACGGCGCTTCGCCGGTGCATCAACCAGACTCTTTTGCTGTGGGAAACCAATGGCTGA
- a CDS encoding NPCBM/NEW2 domain-containing protein, producing the protein MADRSDPFEFAEFVLMALQGDIRTEQMLQLDERMKTQPSCVRAYVELMELCTELSSLGSVEIPPALGDSAGSQDMLLSLLAEEEKTAPAVEVPRQEIPQEPMPDAAESKQKKTKPSKLPFLWLAANAAAIVLVIVLLKLLHKPPVMDVATLVDQLGTQWTQPGGARENGSRLWTDEGPLTLQQGLVKIRYDTGVNLLIEGPACFTIQPAGVFLEYGRLYAAVSPAGKGFRVETPRSQFLDYGTEFGILTQKDGAAELHVIRGMVELYTGSRGRFLSRQMVSEQKAVRYNPQTDQIQNIPVQKEAFVRSIHSASKMVWRGKMSLSLADIVGGGNGFEGGLPNVGFDAATGKKQTRLSSCYPFEGPAGFRKVLGHPFIDGVFIPAAAGEKTPIASEETVTASFPSAAERLWGYIFNGAFHQGTPYDRTPLKLGGLIYGTPEYPAVTIHSNQGITFDLAEIRKALPELSIAAFRATAGISQTVTEALENKTAKTDSPEQFDADHSEADFWVLLDGQTVYHRRLSSRENAEDLTIPIPESCRFLTLAVTESDDGISYDWALFGRPELTLEPAEK; encoded by the coding sequence ATGGCTGACCGTTCTGACCCATTCGAGTTTGCTGAGTTTGTCCTGATGGCCCTGCAGGGCGACATCCGGACCGAACAAATGCTTCAGCTGGATGAAAGGATGAAAACCCAGCCGTCCTGTGTGCGCGCCTATGTCGAACTGATGGAACTGTGCACAGAGCTGTCCTCCCTCGGCAGTGTGGAAATTCCCCCGGCGCTTGGGGATTCCGCCGGCAGTCAGGATATGCTGCTGTCTCTCTTGGCCGAAGAGGAAAAAACCGCTCCGGCCGTCGAAGTCCCCAGACAGGAAATCCCGCAGGAACCCATGCCCGACGCCGCCGAATCCAAACAGAAAAAAACCAAACCCAGCAAACTGCCTTTCCTTTGGCTGGCGGCCAATGCCGCCGCCATTGTCCTGGTAATTGTCCTGCTGAAGCTCCTCCACAAGCCCCCGGTGATGGATGTAGCCACGCTGGTCGATCAGCTTGGGACGCAATGGACACAGCCCGGCGGCGCCCGGGAAAACGGAAGCCGCCTTTGGACCGATGAGGGTCCGCTCACCCTCCAGCAGGGACTGGTCAAAATCCGCTACGATACCGGCGTAAACCTCCTGATCGAAGGTCCTGCCTGCTTTACCATTCAGCCGGCCGGCGTCTTTCTCGAATACGGACGGCTGTACGCCGCTGTTTCCCCGGCCGGCAAGGGCTTCCGGGTCGAAACCCCCCGGTCGCAGTTTCTGGATTACGGAACCGAATTCGGCATCCTGACCCAGAAAGACGGCGCCGCCGAGCTGCACGTCATCCGGGGAATGGTGGAGTTATACACCGGCTCTCGAGGCCGGTTCCTGAGCCGTCAAATGGTCTCTGAACAAAAAGCCGTTCGCTACAATCCCCAAACAGACCAGATTCAGAACATCCCCGTCCAAAAGGAGGCGTTCGTCCGTTCTATCCATTCCGCCAGCAAGATGGTCTGGCGGGGAAAGATGTCCCTCAGTCTGGCCGACATTGTCGGCGGCGGAAACGGCTTTGAAGGAGGACTTCCCAACGTCGGTTTCGATGCCGCCACCGGAAAAAAACAAACCCGTCTTTCCAGCTGCTATCCGTTCGAAGGTCCCGCCGGCTTTCGCAAAGTTCTCGGCCATCCTTTCATCGACGGCGTCTTTATCCCCGCGGCGGCAGGCGAAAAAACGCCGATTGCTTCTGAAGAGACCGTCACGGCCTCCTTCCCCAGCGCAGCCGAACGGCTCTGGGGCTATATCTTCAACGGCGCCTTTCATCAGGGAACCCCCTATGACCGAACGCCCCTGAAACTGGGCGGTCTGATTTACGGAACGCCCGAATATCCGGCCGTCACCATCCATTCCAATCAGGGCATCACGTTCGACTTGGCGGAAATCCGAAAAGCTCTGCCGGAACTGTCTATTGCCGCCTTTCGGGCGACAGCAGGCATCTCCCAGACCGTAACGGAAGCCCTCGAAAACAAGACGGCCAAAACAGATTCTCCCGAACAGTTTGATGCAGACCATTCCGAAGCAGACTTCTGGGTCCTCCTGGACGGTCAGACAGTCTATCATCGCCGGCTTTCCAG